Proteins encoded in a region of the Candidatus Equadaptatus faecalis genome:
- a CDS encoding dicarboxylate/amino acid:cation symporter, giving the protein MSICESYHKVPLLKKLLAAMVLGIILGVIFGEQVTVIKPLGKIFLNLLKMAALPLIVVNLVAGISSLQDPKIFGRVGLKIMLYYTFTTICAICVGIGTAVALKPGLGFVLQGAYDGAIAKIPTFGDTIIGLLPSNPFSALAEGRFDQIVVFSAFLGVAILFLNKEDREELNHAFTTLASLFNKLVGIIMGYAPIGICALMACTVGVYGKQLFGFLAKYLGASYISVLVMVGVYTVLLAIFTKKSPAAFYRKAAPMIVTALGTSSSLAVVPISLGCADDMNIPRGISSFTIPLGSQVNKDGNGIMLAISFLFAAQAIGAPLSAGILIKAIFLALILTTGAGGVPGGGIVTIAIIIDAFGLPVEVVGIVAGIFALIDAPFTTMNCLGDLVGTAIVASSEADAFEN; this is encoded by the coding sequence ATGAGTATTTGCGAAAGCTACCACAAAGTCCCGTTGCTTAAGAAACTGCTTGCAGCAATGGTACTAGGCATCATTCTCGGAGTCATCTTCGGAGAACAGGTCACCGTAATCAAGCCGCTTGGAAAGATATTCCTTAATCTGTTGAAAATGGCAGCGCTGCCGTTGATTGTTGTCAACCTTGTGGCGGGTATATCTTCACTTCAGGATCCGAAGATTTTCGGACGTGTTGGTCTTAAAATTATGCTTTACTATACCTTTACGACAATTTGTGCAATTTGCGTAGGTATAGGAACGGCCGTAGCGCTTAAACCGGGGCTCGGCTTTGTTCTCCAGGGTGCTTATGACGGCGCTATAGCAAAAATACCGACATTTGGCGACACCATTATCGGACTTCTTCCGTCAAACCCGTTCTCAGCACTTGCAGAAGGCCGCTTTGACCAGATAGTTGTATTTTCGGCATTCCTGGGTGTAGCAATTCTTTTCCTCAACAAAGAGGACAGGGAAGAACTTAATCACGCTTTTACAACTCTTGCAAGCCTCTTTAACAAACTTGTCGGAATAATTATGGGATACGCCCCGATCGGTATTTGTGCGCTTATGGCGTGCACTGTCGGCGTTTACGGCAAACAGCTGTTCGGATTCCTTGCCAAATATCTCGGTGCTTCCTACATTTCAGTACTTGTAATGGTCGGCGTCTATACTGTACTTTTGGCTATCTTTACGAAAAAATCACCCGCAGCTTTCTACAGAAAGGCAGCTCCGATGATCGTTACCGCCCTTGGTACGAGCTCAAGCCTTGCAGTCGTTCCTATTTCCCTTGGCTGCGCTGATGACATGAATATTCCGCGTGGAATTTCAAGCTTTACAATTCCTCTCGGATCACAGGTCAATAAGGACGGAAACGGCATTATGCTCGCAATATCCTTCCTCTTTGCAGCCCAGGCAATAGGTGCTCCGCTTTCAGCAGGTATCCTTATTAAGGCTATCTTCCTTGCACTTATTCTTACAACCGGTGCCGGTGGAGTTCCGGGCGGTGGAATTGTCACCATCGCGATTATTATTGACGCGTTTGGACTTCCGGTAGAAGTTGTTGGTATAGTTGCCGGTATTTTTGCACTGATTGATGCTCCGTTTACGACAATGAACTGCCTCGGCGACCTTGTCGGAACCGCGATAGTCGCTTCCTCAGAAGCAGATGCATTTGAAAACTAA
- a CDS encoding transcriptional regulator: protein MNSVEEYLPVLKSIIEGFGKHFGDNVEFVIHDYAKDFDSTIVAISNGNVTGRSVGQSGTSIGLKMLQGLEKSDGRFNYFTQTHDGRFLRSSTIYLKNEEGKVIGAVCVNIDITTIVNADNVLKGLIGMEQEETKTETIVFNKVEDLLISMIHESIAYIGTPVALMTKQQKINGINYLARCGALRIKSAGEEIAKHYDISKYTIYNYLNKANEDNSKEE from the coding sequence ATGAACAGCGTTGAGGAATACCTCCCTGTTTTAAAAAGCATCATTGAAGGGTTCGGCAAGCATTTCGGGGATAACGTTGAATTTGTTATACACGATTATGCCAAGGATTTTGATTCTACTATAGTCGCGATTTCAAACGGAAACGTTACCGGACGCAGCGTTGGTCAGTCAGGCACGAGCATCGGGCTTAAAATGCTGCAAGGACTTGAAAAGAGTGACGGACGCTTTAACTATTTCACCCAGACACATGACGGACGTTTTCTCCGTTCCAGTACCATATATCTCAAGAACGAAGAGGGAAAGGTTATTGGCGCCGTGTGCGTTAATATCGACATTACAACCATAGTTAATGCCGACAATGTGCTCAAAGGGCTGATAGGCATGGAACAGGAGGAAACAAAGACCGAGACAATAGTCTTTAACAAGGTTGAAGATCTCCTTATTTCAATGATTCACGAATCAATAGCCTATATAGGGACACCCGTAGCCCTTATGACGAAGCAGCAGAAGATTAACGGCATTAACTATCTTGCCCGCTGCGGTGCGCTGAGAATTAAAAGCGCAGGTGAAGAAATAGCAAAGCATTATGATATTTCCAAGTACACTATTTACAATTATCTCAATAAAGCAAACGAAGATAATTCTAAAGAGGAGTAA
- a CDS encoding DUF554 domain-containing protein produces the protein MEILSRIPLFGSLANAGMIIAGGLLGLLIKKKIPLRLLEMPVAGLEIYVMVLGISYSIKSQHPLIMVCSTALGALIGETVDLDGFFQRLGNNIETRLGDSGEGFSKGFVSCTLLFCTGSMAVLGAMEEGFGGFPTTLLTKGIIDGITNIAFAATMGFGVIFSAIPVFLYQGTLTLAAAKLAPFLTQESITEMTSVGGIMLIAIALNMMEIKRLRPMNMLPGFVVAVFLVWINGMF, from the coding sequence ATGGAAATACTCAGCCGTATACCTCTTTTTGGTTCTCTTGCAAACGCAGGCATGATTATTGCCGGCGGCCTGCTCGGTCTGCTGATAAAAAAGAAAATTCCTCTGCGCCTGCTTGAAATGCCTGTTGCGGGTCTTGAAATTTACGTTATGGTTCTTGGAATAAGTTATTCCATTAAATCACAGCATCCGCTTATTATGGTCTGCAGCACGGCGCTTGGGGCGCTGATAGGTGAAACTGTTGATCTTGACGGCTTTTTCCAGCGTCTCGGCAACAATATAGAGACAAGACTGGGCGATTCCGGAGAAGGCTTCTCCAAGGGCTTCGTAAGCTGCACTCTCCTTTTCTGTACAGGTTCAATGGCAGTACTCGGCGCAATGGAAGAAGGTTTCGGCGGTTTTCCGACAACCCTGCTGACAAAAGGCATTATTGACGGAATAACAAATATCGCTTTCGCGGCCACGATGGGGTTCGGCGTTATATTTTCAGCGATACCCGTATTTCTTTATCAGGGCACTTTAACCTTGGCAGCAGCCAAGCTTGCTCCTTTTCTGACACAGGAATCAATAACAGAAATGACGTCCGTTGGCGGAATTATGCTTATTGCCATAGCACTGAATATGATGGAAATAAAACGGCTTCGTCCGATGAATATGCTTCCCGGATTTGTCGTCGCCGTCTTTTTGGTATGGATCAATGGAATGTTTTAG
- a CDS encoding metal-dependent transcriptional regulator, with protein sequence MVDNESGENYLESVLILKKRNGKVRSVDIANFFGYSKPSICRAVKVLTEKGYLHTTKKLELELTDPGLALAEKIYEKHNLLKRFFEMLGVEEETAEKDACRIEHVISEESFTKIKDFITKR encoded by the coding sequence GTGGTAGACAACGAGTCCGGTGAGAACTATCTCGAATCAGTGCTTATACTGAAAAAACGCAACGGGAAGGTACGCTCCGTAGATATTGCAAATTTTTTCGGCTACTCAAAACCAAGCATATGCCGTGCAGTGAAGGTACTCACCGAGAAAGGCTACCTGCATACCACTAAAAAACTTGAACTGGAACTGACAGACCCGGGGCTTGCCCTCGCGGAAAAGATTTATGAAAAACACAACCTGCTGAAACGTTTTTTTGAAATGCTCGGCGTTGAAGAAGAAACAGCGGAAAAAGACGCTTGCCGTATAGAACACGTTATCAGCGAAGAAAGCTTTACCAAAATCAAGGATTTTATCACCAAAAGATAA
- a CDS encoding aminotransferase class V-fold PLP-dependent enzyme: MLNQELISKEFDFLGDGIFLNVSQVGMPPKRVQDAYRSFMDNYIASYGMGMVPAAWDMVAETRELVAELVNCEPHEVGFTKNTCEGVSILANGYPLKAEDNVVIADQEHQSVLFPWINMHEKIGLKLNVVKSIDGNIRTQDMLDAIDENTKILIVSSAQFSTGFRADLKTLGDECKKRGIIFAVDGIQTLGRYVMDVKEFNIDYLVAGTNKGLFGTLGAGFVYCSDRIVKDIIPPYAGYQSTMSHVAPPSVTTNFETLEWYPNARRFESGNLSYNCIYAINKGISFLLELGVENIQKQIEELEEDLRNRLEGISLHVVTPESAQHRSGIICVYYPANKDDEADKILKSKKIYCTMRGGYIRIGLDFYNTKEQMAVVADALYEVAALK, from the coding sequence GTGTTAAACCAGGAACTTATCAGCAAGGAATTTGATTTTCTTGGCGACGGAATATTTCTTAATGTTTCTCAAGTAGGCATGCCGCCTAAACGTGTTCAGGACGCATACCGCAGCTTTATGGACAATTATATTGCTTCTTACGGTATGGGTATGGTTCCGGCTGCGTGGGATATGGTTGCAGAGACAAGGGAACTTGTTGCTGAACTTGTGAACTGCGAACCGCACGAAGTAGGTTTTACAAAGAATACCTGCGAAGGTGTATCGATCCTTGCAAACGGCTATCCGCTCAAAGCAGAAGATAACGTAGTCATTGCTGACCAGGAGCATCAGTCAGTGCTTTTCCCGTGGATTAACATGCACGAGAAAATTGGCTTGAAGCTGAACGTAGTCAAAAGTATTGACGGCAATATCCGCACGCAGGATATGCTTGACGCGATTGATGAGAATACAAAAATTCTTATCGTATCATCGGCCCAGTTCAGCACAGGATTCCGTGCGGATTTGAAGACGCTTGGCGATGAATGTAAAAAACGCGGCATAATTTTTGCTGTTGACGGCATACAGACGTTGGGCCGTTACGTCATGGATGTTAAGGAATTCAATATAGACTACCTTGTTGCAGGCACGAACAAAGGCTTGTTCGGTACGCTTGGCGCCGGTTTTGTCTATTGCAGCGACAGAATAGTGAAAGACATTATTCCGCCGTATGCCGGTTATCAGAGCACAATGAGCCACGTTGCGCCTCCTTCGGTTACCACCAATTTTGAAACACTTGAATGGTATCCGAATGCGCGCCGTTTTGAATCCGGAAATCTCAGCTACAACTGCATATATGCGATTAACAAAGGAATTTCATTCCTGCTTGAACTGGGTGTTGAAAATATACAGAAACAGATTGAAGAGCTTGAGGAAGACCTGCGCAATCGGCTTGAAGGGATCAGCCTGCACGTTGTAACGCCGGAATCGGCACAGCACCGTTCCGGAATAATCTGTGTGTACTATCCTGCAAACAAAGACGATGAGGCAGACAAAATTCTGAAAAGCAAAAAGATTTACTGTACAATGCGCGGCGGATATATCCGTATAGGTTTGGATTTCTACAACACTAAAGAACAAATGGCTGTAGTTGCAGACGCCTTGTATGAGGTTGCTGCACTCAAATAA
- a CDS encoding Glu/Leu/Phe/Val dehydrogenase, producing MAKIQRRTSSNILLKTALENFYDAAEEMKLDKGLIEILCRPERAVKVAVPVQMDNGTVKVFDGYRVQHSTACGPSKGGIRFHPCVDLDECEALAMLMTWKCSLAGIPYGGGKGGISVDPNTLSKNERERMTRTFAARISKVIGEWDDIPAPDVATGGQEMVWILDTVSKLHGRFEPAMLTGKPVSYWGSEGRTSATGLGVYTCVKEVLEAGGDTFKDSKIIVQGFGNVGMNNALFLHHSGAKIVGISDITGGYYCENGIDVPAAVRYAQENNKLLEGYDQLGLVKMSNEDILTQECLVLCPCALEGVINENNAKLIKAKYIVEGANGPTTPEADKILDKRGIHIVPDFLANSGGVIGSYFEWAQNLAGYFWTEEEYNLRLVQIMESNFKRVFKYAIAHDVTMRRAAFCVAIERVAENLKLRGFFL from the coding sequence ATGGCAAAAATTCAGAGACGTACTTCCAGCAACATACTTTTGAAAACTGCTCTCGAAAATTTCTACGATGCAGCAGAAGAAATGAAACTTGACAAGGGACTTATAGAAATCCTCTGCCGTCCCGAACGTGCCGTCAAGGTTGCAGTTCCTGTCCAGATGGACAACGGAACGGTAAAAGTTTTTGACGGCTACCGCGTACAGCATTCAACAGCCTGCGGACCGTCAAAGGGCGGCATACGCTTCCATCCCTGCGTTGATCTTGACGAATGCGAAGCACTCGCAATGCTTATGACATGGAAATGTTCTCTTGCGGGAATTCCTTACGGCGGAGGCAAGGGTGGCATTTCAGTTGATCCCAATACTCTGTCGAAAAATGAACGCGAACGCATGACACGCACTTTTGCAGCACGCATATCAAAAGTTATAGGAGAATGGGATGACATTCCGGCGCCTGACGTTGCCACCGGCGGTCAAGAAATGGTTTGGATTCTTGACACGGTATCCAAACTTCACGGACGTTTTGAGCCGGCAATGCTTACCGGCAAACCTGTATCCTACTGGGGCTCTGAAGGACGCACTTCGGCAACAGGGCTTGGCGTGTACACATGTGTAAAAGAGGTACTCGAAGCAGGCGGTGATACCTTTAAAGATTCAAAAATTATCGTTCAGGGCTTCGGTAATGTCGGTATGAATAATGCACTCTTCCTTCACCATTCAGGAGCTAAAATTGTGGGAATAAGCGATATTACCGGCGGTTATTATTGCGAAAACGGCATAGATGTGCCCGCCGCAGTACGTTATGCTCAGGAGAACAACAAACTTCTTGAAGGTTACGATCAGCTCGGTCTTGTTAAAATGTCAAACGAAGATATTCTCACGCAGGAATGTCTCGTACTTTGTCCTTGCGCACTTGAAGGTGTAATCAATGAAAACAACGCAAAGCTGATTAAAGCAAAATACATTGTCGAAGGCGCAAACGGTCCGACAACACCAGAGGCAGACAAAATACTTGACAAACGCGGCATTCACATTGTTCCGGACTTTCTTGCCAACAGCGGCGGCGTAATCGGTTCCTATTTTGAATGGGCTCAGAATCTCGCCGGTTATTTCTGGACAGAAGAAGAGTATAACCTGCGTCTTGTGCAGATTATGGAATCCAACTTCAAACGCGTTTTCAAATATGCTATTGCGCATGATGTCACCATGCGCCGCGCCGCATTCTGCGTTGCGATTGAAAGAGTCGCCGAGAATCTGAAGCTCAGAGGCTTTTTCCTCTAA
- a CDS encoding amidohydrolase family protein, which yields MIIDFHTHLFPDDVAEYAMRKLSGSSKVSYDCFPTRSELLQTMDATGIDKSVVLNIATREHQHKNILSFAQEINSERLISFGSVMPASESALDCVSKIHDAGIKGLKFHPALQRFKPEDKNNFPVYDLARALDLIVLFHAGWDPTYEDELFCPPQSIIEVEKNFPGLKIVAAHMGGLKLAKEVLEVLAGHNVYFDTAWTAEPWIDKPMMEKLIVKHGADKVLFGSDFPWNDPWRELTLISCLNLPSEDRDLILGGNAERLLSL from the coding sequence ATGATTATTGATTTTCACACACACCTGTTTCCTGATGACGTTGCAGAATATGCGATGAGAAAACTTAGCGGCAGTTCTAAGGTGTCTTACGACTGTTTTCCCACACGGAGCGAGCTGCTGCAGACTATGGACGCAACAGGAATTGACAAATCCGTTGTACTGAATATAGCAACGAGAGAACATCAGCATAAAAATATACTAAGTTTTGCGCAGGAAATTAATTCTGAGCGGCTGATTTCTTTCGGGTCTGTTATGCCTGCGTCAGAGTCGGCACTGGACTGTGTCAGCAAAATACACGATGCCGGAATTAAAGGTCTGAAATTTCATCCTGCACTCCAGCGTTTCAAACCGGAAGACAAAAATAATTTTCCGGTCTATGACCTTGCACGCGCATTGGACTTAATTGTGCTGTTTCACGCCGGCTGGGACCCTACGTATGAGGACGAACTTTTCTGCCCGCCGCAGTCAATTATAGAAGTTGAGAAGAATTTCCCCGGACTGAAAATAGTTGCAGCTCACATGGGCGGGTTAAAGCTTGCGAAAGAGGTGCTTGAAGTTCTTGCAGGTCATAATGTTTATTTTGATACCGCATGGACGGCGGAACCGTGGATTGACAAACCGATGATGGAAAAACTGATTGTCAAACACGGAGCAGACAAGGTGCTGTTTGGCAGTGATTTTCCGTGGAACGATCCGTGGAGGGAGTTGACGCTGATAAGCTGTCTGAATCTTCCGAGCGAAGACAGAGATCTGATTTTAGGCGGCAATGCGGAAAGGCTGCTGAGCTTGTGA